Part of the Lycium ferocissimum isolate CSIRO_LF1 chromosome 6, AGI_CSIRO_Lferr_CH_V1, whole genome shotgun sequence genome, GCACAATTATACACAAAGCTACCAGATCGCTTTTGTCCAAGCAAGTTCCACTGAGGCGGTCCATCTCTTGGAGCCCACGCATTCACTTCGATATGGCCTTCGCCCATAGCTCTAGGCCCTCCGATTACAATTAGCTTATCACCACAAGCTCTAAAAGCCAAACCCCAACCATTCATGGAAGCTGCTCTTTCAGGCAATCTTCCTATGCTAACCCATGCTTTATTTTGCTTGTCGTACTTCCTTACCGCCATGTCAGCATAATCGGcagcatacaaatcattatttacaacTGCCACCAAAGGAGGTGCTTCAGATGCAGCAGGCATATCTGCATCAGCTCGGACAGGAGACATGCTCGGGATTTCAGTCCATTTTTCTGTTTCCATATCATATTCCTCTCCACAGGTCAACCGTGAAATTGAGTCAGTTCCTCCAATTCCTCCAATTACATAAAACTTCCTGTCCATGAATACCGCAGAACACATCTTACGCGGCTTGTTCATGCTTGGTAAAGTCTTCCACGTTCCCGTCTCTGAATTGTAAAGTTCCGCTGAGCTTAGGATTCTGCCCTGTGAGTAGAGGTGGTAaaattttgtcaaaatattttaaaatagacatttttttatttgatatgtgatatatagccataatatagacaaaaaatagttttattaggtactaaaagtttaaaagaacaaataaagaaattaaaacttagtaagaattgggCGGTTGAGTTATGAACCGCTTTTAGCCCATTTTAACAACCACTACCTGTGAGTCACAGCCACCAGCTAGAATGGCAATCTCCCCGAGGCTGGCAGAGCCAAACAAACACCTTGGAGCATTCATTTGCATTCCAGATGACCAAGTGTTTGTCAGTATACTGTAACAATAAATGACATGCGACAAAATCTCTTTTCCAAACACGAGCAGCTCTGTGCCAACTGCCAAAGACTCCTTATCCGAGAACACAAAGCATTCATTAGAATTCATTGGTGGTAGATGCATCCAACGGGAACGAGTGGGGTCAAAAGCTTCCCATTCAAGTAGCTGGCAAGAAAAATAAACCCAATGCTCGACCACACCGTTTTGCCGCCGTAATCTGAAAAGCTCCCCACTTCTTATTAATGAGCGAAAGGTAGTATTTAAAGATGCAATAGCACCATAATCAGACCTGGAGCAATTAATGAGACAGGTAATGGAGTTGTCTCGGCCAATGACAGGAATAAGAGAACTCGAATCAGAATTATCGGCAGCACGCTTATTACCAACTTGGTCATCTGGTGATGATAAAGCGACTTCTCCGTTGAGAGAATCAGATAGCTTAGGCAACTTGCGTTGCAAAGCTTCATTCTCCTGATTATTTTCCAATGGCCTTTTACCGTGCTGAACTTCAATCCTATCAAGACTGTAATTCATGCAGGCTGGCCAGTTGCTTTCTCTTGGATAATCCCTCGGAATCAAACAAGATTGGTTTTCCACCATGTCGCAGGTTCAATCTGGAAAGAAGAACCAATACCACGGCCTAAAATGCTCCTCGTCACCAAGCTGATATCTACTGAAGAAAAATCAACATGCAAATCAGAGAATTTCGAATAAGAATCCGTCGAAACACAGACAGAAACATATTCAATTCTAGGAAAGTGAACAACAAAATTCGCCCCCTCATCAAAGCATAAGAAAATAAATCTCTAAATGTATCCATCGACATCAATTTGATACCAAAATAAAGCAAACCCAGTAAAGCCAAAATCTTATAACAAATAAAGCTAATCCAGATAACGCAAACGGAAAGACTAGTCATGATAGGAAAAGATAAAGTAAATATACGATCACGCACTCATTTAAGGAAAAGGAATAACAATCCAGAAAAAGTGATTCTTACAAAGATTTGATTCTTCAATACACATCATAACTGCATAAGCCAGTACACCCCCAAAAGACAATTGAATTCTCCAGAAACGACAAATACAGATAATTGGAAACACCTCAAAGCAGTGGCAGAgtcaagggggttcaaaatataaagaaataaacaCACAAAGAAGCCAAATGGGGTTCTaaatctactaaaaaaaaaaaaaaattaaccattTTTAAACAGTGCAATTTTCCGCCGAAGGGATGAACCCCCTTAGCCTGACCTGGCTCAGCCCCTGCCGCAAAGAACCAAAAACCGATGATTTTCAATCAAACAAGCATGTAAGGAAAAGAAATAACAACCCAGATTAAGTGACTTCACTTCTTAGAAAGACTTCATTTTTCAATACATACAGTAACTAATGAATATCAGTAGATCCTCCAAGACGATCGAATTCGCCAGAAATTACAGACTTGGAACCAAAAACGCCCTAAAATTTGAAGCTTCCAATCAAGGAAGCACAGAAAGATTCAATATTTCaagaaacacctcaaaactgaTGTTTTTCAAGCAAACAAGTGACTTCACTGCTTAGAaagattcattttttaataaacaCAGTAACTTATGAATATCAGTACAACCTCCAAGACGATTGAATTACAGACTTGGAATCAAAAGCACCCTAAAAATTGAAGCTTTCAATCAAAGGAGATAAATGAATTCCACaaagattcaatttttcaagaaatcagGCATACCCTTCATCAGAAACAACCAAAAGTGATCATAAAAACTTCAACTTTGGATCAAATGAGCAAGCAAGAATAAAAACTTATAATCCAGATAAATGActtctcaatttttttcaattcaagaTAGTTAAATTTGCAAGAAATGACAGATACTCTTTATCAGAAACAGCCAAAAGAGACATAAAAACTTCAACTTTGGATCGAATAAACATGCAAGAATTATCAAATAAGCAAACTTCACTGACTCAGATCCCTTATTTCagatcacaaaacacccatcaactCAAATTCTCCAATCTTGCATTCATTTCAATCACACTAATTCTTATTAGATCTCTTTATCATGCTTATCaaataaatagaaaagaaataGCAACAGAAAAAGCTCAAAttacaaccaaaaaaaaaaaaaaaaagagagattgTAGACATATGAAAAGAGCTGTTACTTATGAATTGgataagaagaaaggagaatACCTGATTAGATTTATTTAtgtcacaacaacaacaatctctTCTCTATGTATACATCTTCAACTTAAAATTTCACTCCTTCTATGTCTGTATGTGtgcgtgttttttttttttttttttgtgtgtgtgtgtgtgtgtacaaaGGGgaccctttctttttttctttcttttttgtgatTTGAGGCTGTGGGTTTGAACTAGTATTAGTTTGTTTTGTGGATTTTCTGTGCAATCAAAATAGACTTTGGCTTCTGTTTTGGGGCATAATCTCCAGAAGAGGacctattttatgtatatatatactgttCATCTAGCATAAAAGTTGTTTACATGCTTAGACATCGACAGCTGGatatgtgtttatatatatataatatattaaaaaattatagaatatatagaaagatagagagagagagaaagaggaggtAGTAGAATGATAAGCGTGGAAGAACAAGGTTGTGGACCCCTACAAGCTTACTTGTTTCTCTTCTTCATGAGTTCTTCTTTTTCGGTTTTTgagatttcctttgtttttttcccATAACCAAAATATAAATTGAGACGTAAATATCGAAACAATAGATTGAGTTATCACAATTTTTTTACTGTTGACTATCTCAGCTGACTAGAATAACATTATGAAGTGTTTCTCTAGTATGTAacaatatgtatataacattATATTTGTAGCTGTATATACAATATGAGAGATAGTCaatttttacatatacatatcttgCACAATAAAGTAACAACAGTATAATTCGTATGATACCACATACGGTACCAGAATATATACTAGGAATGCACTTTTTTCTGTTTGTTTCCTAGGTTTTTATTGATTAAGAAAAATTATTAGATTGGGGAGAGGGGGGAGATTGAAGAGAATGTTAGTGACGGATAATCGGAAAAAATATTGGAGATACATGTTGAGCTCGAAAAGGAAAGTGAGGCGTGAATACACGGATCAACAGTCTCTTTACGTTTTCCGCCCATTCGTCGTTTAATGACTTTTAACGAAATGACAATCTTGTCGGTTGATAGCACCCAACCGAATAATCAGGAAAGCTTTTATTGGATTTTCATTCCATGCGGAGAAGTGCATAAATTTGGGAAATGagttaaaatataaaactatttttttagatTTAATAATTTGATATCTGAAACTTGTTAGCCCACTAATTTAATTCGACATGTGATGCTTATTtgtggaaaaaattatttccttgctagaaattttttattttttagtgaaAGGTTGAAGAGGTGATTGGTGACCGATAACCGAGAAAAATGATGGAGGTACATGTGCTCGAAAAGGAAAGTGAGTCGTGAATAAACGGATTTACATTCTCTTTACGTTTTCTGTTCATTCATCGTTTAATGACTTTTAACGAAATGGCAATCTTGTCGGTTGATAGGGACAACCGAATAGTCAGGAAAACTTTTATTGGGTTTTCATTCCAAGCGGCGAAGTGCAAAACATTTGGCAAATGATTTGAAatataaaactattttttggatTGAATAATTTGATATCTAAAACTTATTAGTCGACTAATTTAATTCAACATGTAATGCTTATTTATGGAAAACGTATTTCCCTGctagatatttttttattttttagtgaaAGGTTAAAGAGAATGTTGGTGACGGATAATCGCAAAAAATGTTGGAGATACGTGTTGTGCTCGAAAAGGAAAGTGAGGCGTGAATTCACGTTTTCCGTCCATTCGTCATTTAATGACTTTTAACGAAATGACAATCTTGTTGGTTGATAGCAGCCAACCGAATAATCAGGAAAACTTTTATTGGGTTTTCATTCCATGTGgcgaaatttaaaaatttggcaaatgatttaaaatataaaactatttttttggaATTAATAACTTGTTATCTGAAATTTATCAGCCAACTAATTTAATTCGACATGTAATGCTTATTTATGGAAAAAGTATTTCCCTgctagaaattttttattttttagtgaaAGGTTGAGGAGGTGATCGGTGACCGATAATCGGGAAAAATGATGGAGATACGTGTTGTGCTCGAAAAGGAAAGTGAGACGTGAATAAACAGTTTTACATTCTCTTTACATTTTCTGTTCATTCATCCTTTGATAACGTTTAACGAAATGATATCTTGTCGGTTGAAAGCGGCCAACTGAATAATCAAGAAACTTTTTATTGGGTTTTCATTCCCTGTGGAGAAGTGTACAAATTTGGCAAATgatctaaaatataaaattatttttttggatttaaTAATTTGATATCTGAAACTTATTAGCCGACTAATTTAATTCGACATGTAATGCTTATTTATGGAAAAAGTATTTCCCTgctagaatttttttattttttagtgaaAGGTTGAAGAGGTGATCAGTGACCGATAATCAAGAAAAATGATGGAGATACGTGTTGCGCTCGAAAAGGAAAGTGAGACGTGAATAAACGGATTTACATTCTCTTTACGTTTTCTGTTCATTCATCCTTTAGTAACTTTTAACGAAATGAAATCTTGTCGGTTGAAAGCGGCCACCCAAATAATCAACATACTTTTTATTGGGTTTTCATTCCATGTGGCAAAGTGTTCAAATTTGGCAAatgatttaaaatataaaattatttttttggatttaaTAATTTGATATCTGAAACTTATTAGCCGACTAATTTAATTCGACATGTAATGCTTATTTATGGAAAAAGTATTTCCATGCTagaagttttttattttttagtgaaAGGTTGAAGAGAATGTCGATGACCAATAATTGGGAAAAATGTTGGAGACACATATGTTGTGCTGGAAAAGTAAAGTGAGGCGTGAATACATGTTTTCCGTCCATTCGTCATTTAATGCCTTTTAACGAAATGACAACCATGTCAGTTGATAGCACCAAACCGAATAACTAGGGAAACTTTTATTGGGTTTTCATTCCAAGCAGAGAAGTGcacaaatttggaaaataatttaaaatataaaactatttttttgaatttaataatttgatatCTAAAACTTAATAGCTGACTAATTTAATTCGACATGTAATGCTTATTTATGGAAAAAGTATTTCCTTGCtagagattttttattttttagtaaaaGGTTGAAGAGAATGTTGGTGACGGATAATTGGGAAAAATGTTGGAGATACGTGTTGTGCTCGAAAAGGAAAGTAGGCGTGAATTCACGTTTTCCGTCTAATCGTCGTTTAATGACTTTTAACGAAATCACAATCTTGTCGGTTGATAGCACCCAACCGAATAACCAGGGAGACTTTTATTGGTTTTTATTCCATGCCGAGAAGTGCACAAATTTGGCAAttgatttaaaatataaaactatttttttggaTTTAATAATTTGATATCTGAAACTTAATAGCCGACTAATTTAATTCGACATGTAATGCTTATTGATGGAAAAAGTATTTCCCTGctagaaattttttattatttagtgAAAGGTTGAAGAGCACGTCGGTGACGGATAATTGGGAAAAAGGTTGCAGATACGTGTTGCGCTCGAAAAGGAAAGTGAGGCGTGAATACACGGATCAACATTCTCTTAACGTTTTCCGTCCATTCCTCGTTTAATGACTTTTAACGAAATGACAATCTTGTTGGTTCATAGCAGCCAACCAAATAATCAGCAAAACTTTTCTTGGGTTTTCATCCATGCGGCAAAGTGTAAAAATTTGGAAatgatttaaaatataaaactatttttttggaTTTAATAAATTGATATTTGAAACTTATTAACCAACTAATCTAATTCAACATGTAATGCTCATTTATGGAAAAACTATTTCCCTGGtagagattttttattttttagtgaaAGGTTGAAAAGGTGATCAGTGACCGATCATTGGGAAAAATGATAGAGATACGTGTAGCGCTCGAAAAGGAAAGTGAGACGTGAATAAACAGATTTAAATTCTCTTTACGTTTTCTGTTCATTCATCCTTTAATAACTTTTAACGAAATGAAATCTTGTCGGTTGAAAGCGGCCAACcgaataatcaataaactttttATTGGGTTTTCATTCCATGTGGCGAAGTGTTCAACTTCGGCAAatgatttaaaatataaaattatttttttggatttaaTAATTTGATATCTGAAACAGATTAGCCGACTAATTTAATTCGACATGTAATgcttatttttggaaaaagtatTTCCCTgctagaagttttttttttttttttagtgaaagGTTGAAGAGAATGTCGGTGACGGATAATTGGGAAAATGATGGAGATACATGTTGTGGTCGAAAAGGAAAGTGAGGCGTGAATACACGGATCAACATTCTCTTTACGTTTTCCGTCCATTCGTCGTTTAATGACTTTTAACGAAATGACAATCTTGTCGGTTGATAGTAGCCAACCGAATAATCAAAAAAACTTTTATTGGGTTTTTATTCCATGCGACGAAGTGCAAAAATTTAGCAACTGATTTAAAATATAAGACTATTTTTTTGGATTGAATAATTTGATATCGAAAACTTATTAGCCAATTGATTTTATTCAACATGTAATGCTTATGTAtggaaaaaatatttccctactagaaattttttattttatagggAAAGGTTGAAGAGAATATCGGTGACGGATAATCGGGAAAAATGTTGGAGATATGTGTTGTGCTCGAAAAGGAAAGTGTGGCGTCAATACACGGATCAACATTCTCTTTGCGTTTTCTGTCCATTGGTCATTTAATGACTTTTAACGAAATGACAACCTCGACGGTTGATAGCAGCCAACCGAATAATCAGGAAAACTTTTATTGGGTTTTCATTCCATGCGGCGAAGTTCAAAAATTTGGCaaatgatttaaaatttaaaaaaaaaaattggatttaaTAATTTGATATCAGAAACTTATTAGCCGACTAATTTAATTCGACTTGTAATGCTTATTTATGGAAAAAGTATTATCCTGCTAgacgttttttatttttagtgaaAGGTTGAAGAGAATGTCGGTGACGGATAATTGGGAAAAATGTTGGAGATACGTGTTGTGCTCGAAAAGGAAAGTGAGGCGTGAATACAAGGATCAAATTCTTTTAACGTTTTTCGCCCATTCGTCGTTTAATGACTTTTAACGAAATGACAATCTTGTCGATTGATAGCACCCAACTGAATAATCAGGAAAACTTTTATTGGATTTTCATTCTATGCGGAGAAGTGCACAAATTTGGCAAatgatttaaaatataaaactatttttttagatTTAATAATTTGATATCTGAAAATTGTTAGTTGACTAATTTAATTCGACATGCAATGCCTATTTATGGAAAAAGTATTTCCCTgctagaaattttttattttttagtgaaAGGTTGAAGATCATGTGTTGCAGATACGTGTTGCGCTCGAAAAGGAAAGTGAGGTGTGAATACACGGATCAACATTCTCTTAACGTTTTCCGTCCATTCGTCATTTAATGACTTTTAACGAAATGACAATCTTGTTGGTTAATAGCAACCAACCGAATAATCAGGAAAACTTTTATTGGGTTTTCATCCATGCGGCAAAGTGTATAAATTTGGCAAATGACTTAAAATATAAAACTACTTTTTTGGATTTAATAACTTGATATCTGAAACTTATTAGCCGACTAATTTAATTCGACATGTAATGCTTATTTATGGAAAAAGTATTTCCCTgctagaaattttttatttttcagtgAAAGGTTGAAGAGGTGATCGGTGACCAATAATTGGGATTCTCGAAAAGGCAAGTGAGACGTGAATAAACGGATTTACATTCTCTTTACGTTTTCTGTTCATTCATCCTTTAATAACTTTTCACGAAATGAAATCTTGTCGGTTGAAAGCTGCCAACCAAATAATCAAGAAACTTTTTATTGGGTTTTCATTCCATGTGGCGAAGTGTTCAAATTTTGCAAatgatttaaaatataaaatattttttttggatttaatAATTTGATATCTGAAGCTTATTAGCTGACTAATTTAATGCGACATGTAATgcttatttttggaaaaagtatTTCCCTTCTagaagttttttatttttagtaaaagGTTGAAGAGAATGTCGGTGATGGATAATTAGGAAAGATGTTGGAGATTCATGTTGTGCTCGAAAAGGAAAGTGAGGCGTGAATACATGGATCAACATTTTCTTTACGTTTTCCGTCCATTCATCGTTTAATGACTTTTACAAAATGACAATCTTGTCGGTTGATAGCAGCCAACGAATAATTTGGAAAACTTTTATTGGGTTTTCATTCCTTGAGGCAAAGTGCAAAAATTTGGCAACTGATTTAAAATATAAGACTATTTTTTTGGATTGAATAATTTTATATCGAAAACTTATTAGCCGACTAATTTAATTCAACATGTAATGCTTATGTATGGAAAAAGTATTTCCCTgctagaaattttttattttatagggAAAAGGTTCAAGAGAATGTCGGTGACGAATAATCGGGAAAAATGTTGGAGATACGTATTGTGCGCGAAAAAGAAAGTGAGGCGTCAATGCACGGATCAACATTCTCTTCACGTTTTCCGCCCATTCGTCGTTTGATGACTTTTAACGAAATGAAATCTTGCCGGTTGAAAGCGGCCAACTGAATAATCAAGAAACCATTTATTGGGTTTTCATTCCTTGTGGCGAAGTGTACAAATTTGGCAAatgatttaaaatataaaattatttttttggatttcATAATTTGATATATGAAACTTATTAGCCGACTAAATTAATTCGACATGTAATGCTTATTTATGGGAAAAGTATTATCCAACTagaagttttttatttttagtgaaAGGCTGAAGAGAATGTCGGTGACAGATAATCGGGAAAAATATTGGAGATACGCGTTGTGCTCGAATAGGAAAGTGAAACATGAATACAAGGATCAAATTCTCATTACATTTTCTGCCCACTCGTCGTTTAATGATTTTTAACGGACAATCTTGTCGGTTGATAGCACCCACCCGAATAATCAGGAAAACTTTTATTGGGTTTCCATTCCATGCGGAGAAGTGCACAAATTTGGCCAatgatttaaattataaaaatatttttttcgatttaaTAATTTGATAGCTGAAACTTGTTAGCCAACTAATCTAATTCGACATGCAATGCTTATTTATGGAAAAAGCATTTCCCTActagaattttttattttttagtgaaAGATTGAAGAAGTGATTGGTGACCG contains:
- the LOC132059808 gene encoding F-box/kelch-repeat protein SKIP11-like; protein product: MVENQSCLIPRDYPRESNWPACMNYSLDRIEVQHGKRPLENNQENEALQRKLPKLSDSLNGEVALSSPDDQVGNKRAADNSDSSSLIPVIGRDNSITCLINCSRSDYGAIASLNTTFRSLIRSGELFRLRRQNGVVEHWVYFSCQLLEWEAFDPTRSRWMHLPPMNSNECFVFSDKESLAVGTELLVFGKEILSHVIYCYSILTNTWSSGMQMNAPRCLFGSASLGEIAILAGGCDSQGRILSSAELYNSETGTWKTLPSMNKPRKMCSAVFMDRKFYVIGGIGGTDSISRLTCGEEYDMETEKWTEIPSMSPVRADADMPAASEAPPLVAVVNNDLYAADYADMAVRKYDKQNKAWVSIGRLPERAASMNGWGLAFRACGDKLIVIGGPRAMGEGHIEVNAWAPRDGPPQWNLLGQKRSGSFVYNCAVMGC